A stretch of Tripterygium wilfordii isolate XIE 37 chromosome 11, ASM1340144v1, whole genome shotgun sequence DNA encodes these proteins:
- the LOC120008614 gene encoding putative E3 ubiquitin-protein ligase LIN-1 isoform X2, whose translation MAENYRFPMDQKDIVRVLVTTVESFVQDRLINKEQRTQHKEQCAERLAAEDGSYDKDVEVRYSDQAVLANLDWGIEALEEAINTPNMETKLAQLDYAQKMLHVCAMLNSNQKTAGVPNYYLSAWAHLNLSYMWKLHNNVNNSVLHILEMFIVDPFFSRIDFAPELWRDLFLPHMSSIVGWYSEERHRLMMDLIPDSSDLSFTADLDQFFNESSILSMRPDQLEKLQKLEQLYGESLDENTRLFAKHYKDCMTSDSGISRKVIPMLPIAEPPMTPLHEVSRSIPDYVKFGPILPKSAGFSPVLQSKHGAKEASRRNKTSTLSQNLEEYAIWDPQVRLLEENEGDSDYERDDAYMDSEDTSHALIALSKVKMTENQESGSKGQLSKINSQTHSPTIISPKSKSRAHSPAIISPKTKSQTHSSAGISPLDSPKTPCQNSSMYADMHSRKEPSVLRLSSTRVNDFTIASSLPISPCASHDGRISPGDSDGEVNKSCLRSHGRTRSMSYDNVNSQVVENSIVVLSSPFNDSDEGSQSCISLPLSEKSTSRSRPPKDFVCPITSQIFNDPVTLETGQTYERKAIQEWIKRGNTTCPITRQPLLSSTLPKTNYVLKRLITSWKDQYPDLAQEFSYSETAMNSLSPSSARESPVLSPLSKKFDFSSKKSTDAYNNYRNKRFVRAVVATSPTSVISQAAVETIISGLNPHVSCICTSENLQECEAAVLAMARLWKESKADPAVHSYLSKPTIINGFVEILSASLSREVLRTSIYILSELMFADEGIGETLTSVDTDFECLAALLKNGLAEAAVLIYQLRPAFAQLSSHELVPSLVHIILSKNEDLNGLQFLVEPKDAAIVLLEQILMGGDENSRSLNATCVISANGIPSLVNSLDREEVRRSIVSIMLCCMHANKSCRNFIARRIELSPVLELFHDGDDSMRAVCINFLVELVQLNRRTFSNQILQMIKDEGAVSTMHSFLVYLQMAPMEQQPSIATLLLQLDLLVEPRKMSIYREDAVEALIEALRRKDFSNCQKMALDALLSLSGYLTSSGKVYTEAWLLKLAGFDQPYNALMKAEELIKLDYDSLETTEDEEKAASSWERRAAFVLCNYEKGSIFKALEECFKSNSLEIAKSCLVIATWLTYMLSLLPDTGVRHAARKYLLDEFINVLQSSKNLEEKILATLALKTFIGDPAALEEMGKYAKCIYKTLRKLKRHSIVVPDILKALMNLSSIDAMELWSSTEVVELELYANGEVLSLLHLKGRFLSGHSDGTIKVWDSGKRAPRLIQEVHEHKKAVTCLYVTSSGDKLYSGSLDKTIRVWAIKPEAIHCVQVHDVKEPVHDLTANAKVACFISRGTGVKVYNWSGAPKHVNFNKYVKCLAMVGDKLYCGCSGYNIQEVDLCNYTWKIFYSGTRKLLGKQSIHALHVHDGLLFAGGSTVDGTAGRTFSLSTMEITGSFSTGFDIQRITANNDFIFTATKCGVIEVWLKERVTRIGAIKVGAGGHSRITSMATDQDGGMLYAGSSDGKIQAWSLD comes from the exons ATGGCTGAGAACTATAGGTTCCCAATGGACCAAAAGGATATTGTTCGGGTATTAGTCACCACTGTAGAAAGTTTTGTCCAAGATCGGTTAATCAATAAAGAACAAAGGACCCAGCACAAAGAACAGTGTGCTGAAAGATTGGCAGCTGAGGATGGAAGCTATGACAAGGATGTGGAGGTCAGGTACTCGGATCAAGCAGTATTGGCAAATTTGGACTGGGGTATTGAAGCCCTTGAAGAAGCAATCAACACGCCCAATATGGAAACTAAGCTTGCACAGTTAGACTATGCACAGAAGATGCTGCATGTGTGTGCCATGCTGAACTCAAACCAGAAAACTGCAGGAGTTCCCAATTACTATCTCTCTGCATGGGCCCATCTCAACCTTTCATACATGTGGAAATTGCATAACAATGTCAACAATTCAGTTCTACATATTCTTGAGATGTTTATTGTTGATCCATTCTTCTCACGGATTGATTTTGCTCCTGAACTCTGGAGAGACTTATTTCTTCCACACATGAGTTCAATTGTCGGATGGTATTCCGAAGAGAGACACAGGCTTATGATGGATCTAATTCCTGATTCTTCTGATTTGTCCTTCACAGCTGATTTGGATCAATTCTTCAATGAGTCCTCGATCCTTTCTATGAGGCCAGATCAACTAGAAAAACTGCAAAAGCTGGAGCAGCTTTATGGAGAATCATTGGATGAGAACACCAGGCTTTTTGCAAAGCACTATAAGGATTGTATGACCTCTGATTCAGGGATAAGCAGAAAGGTCATTCCAATGTTGCCCATTGCTGAGCCACCAATGACTCCTTTGCATGAAGTTAGCCGCTCCATTCCTGATTATGTAAAATTTGGTCCTATCTTGCCAAAGAGTGCTGGGTTTTCTCCAGTTCTTCAATCTAAACATGGTGCAAAAGAGGCTAGCAG GCGCAATAAAACTTCAACCCTGTCACAGAATTTGGAAGAGTATGCTATTTGGGATCCTCAA GTGCGCTTGCTTGAGGAGAATGAAGGTGACTCTGATTATGAGCGTGATGATGCTTATATGGATTCTGAGGATACGAGTCATGCCTTGATAGCTCTTAGCAAGGTGAAAATGACTGAGAATCAAGAATCTGGATCAAAGGGACAGCTATCTAAAATTAATAGCCAAACACATTCTCCCACAATTATTTCACCGAAATCAAAGAGCCGAGCACATTCTCCCGCAATAATTTCCCCAAAAACAAAAAGCCAAACACACTCTTCGGCAGGAATTTCCCCCTTGGATTCCCCTAAAACACCATGTCAAAATTCATCTATGTATGCAGACATGCATTCTAGAAAAGAACCATCTGTACTGCGCCTTTCTTCCACCCGTGTCAATGATTTTACCATAGCCAGCTCTTTGCCTATTTCTCCTTGTGCTAGTCATGATGGCAGAATCAGCCCAGGGGACTCAGATGGTGAAGTGAAT AAAAGTTGCTTGAGAAGCCATGGACGAACACGGAGTATGAGCTACGACAATGTGAATAGCCAAGTAGTAGAAAATAG CATTGTTGTTCTCTCCAGTCCTTTTAATGATAGTGATGAGGGAAGCCAGAGCTGCATTTCACTCCCCTTGTCTGAGAAGTCAACATCTCGATCCAGACCACCAAAAGACTTTGTCTGCCCTATTACCAGCCAGATTTTCAATGACCCGGTTACTCTCGAAACTGGTCAGACATATGAAAGAAAAGCAATTCAAGAATGGATTAAAAGAGGAAATACTACATGCCCTATTACTCGGCAACCCCTTTTGTCAAGTACACTGCCCAAAACAAACTATGTCTTGAAGAGGCTTATAACATCTTGGAAAGATCAGTATCCTGATCTGGCTCAGGAATTTTCATATTCTGAGACAGCAATGAATTCATTAAGCCCTTCATCTGCAAGAGAATCTCCAGTTCTCTCCCCCTTGtccaaaaaatttgatttttctagTAAAAAGAGTACTGATGCTTATAATAACTATAGGaacaaaagatttgtaagagcaGTAGTAGCTACATCGCCAACCAGTGTAATATCTCAAGCTGCAGTTGAGACTATCATCAGTGGGCTAAATCCTCATGTTTCCTGTATCTGCACTTCGGAGAACTTGCAAGAATGTGAGGCAGCTGTGTTGGCAATGGCCCGATTGTGGAAGGAGTCAAAAGCTGATCCTGCGGTTCATTCTTATTTGTCCAAACCGACAATTATAAATGGATTTGTGGAAATATTATCTGCTTCTCTTAGCAGAGAAGTTCTCCGAACATCAATTTACATACTCTCAGAGCTAATGTTTGCAGATGAAGGCATTGGAGAGACTCTCACCAGTGTAGATACTGATTTTGAGTGCCTGGCTGCTCTGCTGAAAAATGGGTTAGCTGAAGCAGCTGTGCTGATATACCAGCTGAGACCAGCATTTGCTCAGCTTTCATCTCATGAATTAGTACCCTCCCTTGTCCATATAATCCTGAGCAAAAATGAAGACTTGAATGGCCTTCAATTTTTGGTGGAGCCTAAGGATGCTGCTATAGTATTGCTTGAGCAGATACTGATGGGAGGGGATGAAAACAGCAGGTCCCTTAATGCCACGTGTGTTATTTCTGCAAATGGTATTCCTTCCTTAGTTAACTCTTTGGATAGGGAGGAAGTAAGGAGGTCCATTGTCTCCATAATGCTATGCTGTATGCATGCTAATAAAAGCTGCAGAAATTTTATAGCGAGGAGAATTGAGCTGTCTCCTGTTCTCGAATTATTTCATGATGGAGATGACAGCATGAGAGCTGTATGCATAAATTTTCTCGTTGAGCTAGTTCAGTTGAATAG GAGGACATTCAGCAACCAGATCTTGCAGATGATTAAAGATGAAGGAGCGGTTAGTACAATGCACTCCTTTCTTGTGTATCTTCAAATGGCACCCATGGAGCAGCAACCTTCCATTGCTACTCTACTTCTTCAGCTTGATCTTCTG GTTGAGCCTCGGAAGATGAGCATTTATAGGGAAGATGCTGTGGAAGCACTGATTGAAGCACTCCGCAGAAAAGACTTCTCTAATTGTCAAAAAATGGCTCTAGATGCTTTATTATCCCTTTCTGGTTATTTGACTTCATCAGGGAAGGTCTATACTGAAGCCTGGTTACTAAAGCTCGCGGGGTTTGATCAGCCTTATAATGCTTTAATGAAGGCAGAGGAGCTTATAAAGCTTGACTATGATTCTTTGGAAACCACG gaagatgaagagaaagCTGCAAGCTCATGGGAGAGAAGAGCAGCTTTTGTACTATGCAACTACGAAAAAGGTTCTATATTCAAAGCTTTGGAGGAGTGCTTCAAGAGTAATTCCTTAGAGATCGCGAAATCATGCCTTGTCATAGCCACATGGCTAACATACATGCTTTCCCTGCTTCCTGATACGGGTGTGCGGCATGCTGCTCGCAAGTACTTGCTTGACGAATTTATTAATGTTCTCCAGTCATCTAAGAATCTGGAAGAGAAAATTTTGGCTACTCTTGCTTTGAAAACTTTCATTGGTGATCCAG CTGCGCTTGAGGAAATGGGGAAGTATGCTAAATGCATCTACAAAACATTGAGAAAGCTTAAGAGACATTCGATTGTAGTCCCAGATATACTAAAAGCTTTGATGAACTTATCCTCAATTGATGCG ATGGAGTTGTGGAGTTCCACTGAAGTGGTTGAGTTAGAGTTATATGCCAATGGTGAGGTTCTGTCTTTATTGCATCTGAAAGGTCGTTTTTTAAGTGGCCATTCAGATGGAACTATCAAG GTCTGGGATTCTGGAAAGAGGGCTCCAAGGTTGATTCAAGAAGTTCATGAACACAAAAAGGCAGTCACATGCCTGTATGTCACATCTTCTGGAGACAAACTATACAGTGGTTCCCTGGACAAAACAATTCGG GTCTGGGCTATTAAACCTGAAGCAATTCATTGTGTTCAAGTTCATGATGTGAAAGAGCCGGTACATGACTTGACTGCTAATGCTAAAGTTGCATGCTTTATATCTCGAGGGACCGGAGTTAAG GTGTACAACTGGTCTGGGGCTCCAAAGCATGTAAATTTCAACAAATATGTGAAGTGCCTTGCCATGGTGGGTGATAAGCTGTATTGCGGCTGCTCTGGTTACAACATACAG GAGGTGGATTTGTGCAATTACACATGGAAGATATTCTATTCCGGAACACGGAAATTGTTGGGGAAACAAAGCATACATGCCCTTCATGTTCATGATGGTCTTCTCTTTGCTGGAGGTTCTACAGTTGATGGCACGGCTGGAAGG ACTTTTTCCCTTTCCACCATGGAAATAACTGGATCATTCTCAACTGGGTTTGACATCCAACGCATAACGGCCAACAATGACTTCATATTCACCGCCACAAAATGTGGGGTGATTGAGGTTTGGTTGAAAGAAAGAGTAACCAGAATCGGTGCCATTAAAGTGGGAGCTGGAGGACACTCCAGAATTACATCCATGGCTACAGATCAAGATGGAGGAATGCTTTATGCTGGCTCTTCTGATGGCAAGATCCAG GCTTGGTCTCTGGACTAG
- the LOC120008614 gene encoding putative E3 ubiquitin-protein ligase LIN-1 isoform X1 yields the protein MAENYRFPMDQKDIVRVLVTTVESFVQDRLINKEQRTQHKEQCAERLAAEDGSYDKDVEVRYSDQAVLANLDWGIEALEEAINTPNMETKLAQLDYAQKMLHVCAMLNSNQKTAGVPNYYLSAWAHLNLSYMWKLHNNVNNSVLHILEMFIVDPFFSRIDFAPELWRDLFLPHMSSIVGWYSEERHRLMMDLIPDSSDLSFTADLDQFFNESSILSMRPDQLEKLQKLEQLYGESLDENTRLFAKHYKDCMTSDSGISRKVIPMLPIAEPPMTPLHEVSRSIPDYVKFGPILPKSAGFSPVLQSKHGAKEASRRNKTSTLSQNLEEYAIWDPQVRLLEENEGDSDYERDDAYMDSEDTSHALIALSKVKMTENQESGSKGQLSKINSQTHSPTIISPKSKSRAHSPAIISPKTKSQTHSSAGISPLDSPKTPCQNSSMYADMHSRKEPSVLRLSSTRVNDFTIASSLPISPCASHDGRISPGDSDGEVNELQKSCLRSHGRTRSMSYDNVNSQVVENSIVVLSSPFNDSDEGSQSCISLPLSEKSTSRSRPPKDFVCPITSQIFNDPVTLETGQTYERKAIQEWIKRGNTTCPITRQPLLSSTLPKTNYVLKRLITSWKDQYPDLAQEFSYSETAMNSLSPSSARESPVLSPLSKKFDFSSKKSTDAYNNYRNKRFVRAVVATSPTSVISQAAVETIISGLNPHVSCICTSENLQECEAAVLAMARLWKESKADPAVHSYLSKPTIINGFVEILSASLSREVLRTSIYILSELMFADEGIGETLTSVDTDFECLAALLKNGLAEAAVLIYQLRPAFAQLSSHELVPSLVHIILSKNEDLNGLQFLVEPKDAAIVLLEQILMGGDENSRSLNATCVISANGIPSLVNSLDREEVRRSIVSIMLCCMHANKSCRNFIARRIELSPVLELFHDGDDSMRAVCINFLVELVQLNRRTFSNQILQMIKDEGAVSTMHSFLVYLQMAPMEQQPSIATLLLQLDLLVEPRKMSIYREDAVEALIEALRRKDFSNCQKMALDALLSLSGYLTSSGKVYTEAWLLKLAGFDQPYNALMKAEELIKLDYDSLETTEDEEKAASSWERRAAFVLCNYEKGSIFKALEECFKSNSLEIAKSCLVIATWLTYMLSLLPDTGVRHAARKYLLDEFINVLQSSKNLEEKILATLALKTFIGDPAALEEMGKYAKCIYKTLRKLKRHSIVVPDILKALMNLSSIDAMELWSSTEVVELELYANGEVLSLLHLKGRFLSGHSDGTIKVWDSGKRAPRLIQEVHEHKKAVTCLYVTSSGDKLYSGSLDKTIRVWAIKPEAIHCVQVHDVKEPVHDLTANAKVACFISRGTGVKVYNWSGAPKHVNFNKYVKCLAMVGDKLYCGCSGYNIQEVDLCNYTWKIFYSGTRKLLGKQSIHALHVHDGLLFAGGSTVDGTAGRTFSLSTMEITGSFSTGFDIQRITANNDFIFTATKCGVIEVWLKERVTRIGAIKVGAGGHSRITSMATDQDGGMLYAGSSDGKIQAWSLD from the exons ATGGCTGAGAACTATAGGTTCCCAATGGACCAAAAGGATATTGTTCGGGTATTAGTCACCACTGTAGAAAGTTTTGTCCAAGATCGGTTAATCAATAAAGAACAAAGGACCCAGCACAAAGAACAGTGTGCTGAAAGATTGGCAGCTGAGGATGGAAGCTATGACAAGGATGTGGAGGTCAGGTACTCGGATCAAGCAGTATTGGCAAATTTGGACTGGGGTATTGAAGCCCTTGAAGAAGCAATCAACACGCCCAATATGGAAACTAAGCTTGCACAGTTAGACTATGCACAGAAGATGCTGCATGTGTGTGCCATGCTGAACTCAAACCAGAAAACTGCAGGAGTTCCCAATTACTATCTCTCTGCATGGGCCCATCTCAACCTTTCATACATGTGGAAATTGCATAACAATGTCAACAATTCAGTTCTACATATTCTTGAGATGTTTATTGTTGATCCATTCTTCTCACGGATTGATTTTGCTCCTGAACTCTGGAGAGACTTATTTCTTCCACACATGAGTTCAATTGTCGGATGGTATTCCGAAGAGAGACACAGGCTTATGATGGATCTAATTCCTGATTCTTCTGATTTGTCCTTCACAGCTGATTTGGATCAATTCTTCAATGAGTCCTCGATCCTTTCTATGAGGCCAGATCAACTAGAAAAACTGCAAAAGCTGGAGCAGCTTTATGGAGAATCATTGGATGAGAACACCAGGCTTTTTGCAAAGCACTATAAGGATTGTATGACCTCTGATTCAGGGATAAGCAGAAAGGTCATTCCAATGTTGCCCATTGCTGAGCCACCAATGACTCCTTTGCATGAAGTTAGCCGCTCCATTCCTGATTATGTAAAATTTGGTCCTATCTTGCCAAAGAGTGCTGGGTTTTCTCCAGTTCTTCAATCTAAACATGGTGCAAAAGAGGCTAGCAG GCGCAATAAAACTTCAACCCTGTCACAGAATTTGGAAGAGTATGCTATTTGGGATCCTCAA GTGCGCTTGCTTGAGGAGAATGAAGGTGACTCTGATTATGAGCGTGATGATGCTTATATGGATTCTGAGGATACGAGTCATGCCTTGATAGCTCTTAGCAAGGTGAAAATGACTGAGAATCAAGAATCTGGATCAAAGGGACAGCTATCTAAAATTAATAGCCAAACACATTCTCCCACAATTATTTCACCGAAATCAAAGAGCCGAGCACATTCTCCCGCAATAATTTCCCCAAAAACAAAAAGCCAAACACACTCTTCGGCAGGAATTTCCCCCTTGGATTCCCCTAAAACACCATGTCAAAATTCATCTATGTATGCAGACATGCATTCTAGAAAAGAACCATCTGTACTGCGCCTTTCTTCCACCCGTGTCAATGATTTTACCATAGCCAGCTCTTTGCCTATTTCTCCTTGTGCTAGTCATGATGGCAGAATCAGCCCAGGGGACTCAGATGGTGAAGTGAAT GAGTTGCAGAAAAGTTGCTTGAGAAGCCATGGACGAACACGGAGTATGAGCTACGACAATGTGAATAGCCAAGTAGTAGAAAATAG CATTGTTGTTCTCTCCAGTCCTTTTAATGATAGTGATGAGGGAAGCCAGAGCTGCATTTCACTCCCCTTGTCTGAGAAGTCAACATCTCGATCCAGACCACCAAAAGACTTTGTCTGCCCTATTACCAGCCAGATTTTCAATGACCCGGTTACTCTCGAAACTGGTCAGACATATGAAAGAAAAGCAATTCAAGAATGGATTAAAAGAGGAAATACTACATGCCCTATTACTCGGCAACCCCTTTTGTCAAGTACACTGCCCAAAACAAACTATGTCTTGAAGAGGCTTATAACATCTTGGAAAGATCAGTATCCTGATCTGGCTCAGGAATTTTCATATTCTGAGACAGCAATGAATTCATTAAGCCCTTCATCTGCAAGAGAATCTCCAGTTCTCTCCCCCTTGtccaaaaaatttgatttttctagTAAAAAGAGTACTGATGCTTATAATAACTATAGGaacaaaagatttgtaagagcaGTAGTAGCTACATCGCCAACCAGTGTAATATCTCAAGCTGCAGTTGAGACTATCATCAGTGGGCTAAATCCTCATGTTTCCTGTATCTGCACTTCGGAGAACTTGCAAGAATGTGAGGCAGCTGTGTTGGCAATGGCCCGATTGTGGAAGGAGTCAAAAGCTGATCCTGCGGTTCATTCTTATTTGTCCAAACCGACAATTATAAATGGATTTGTGGAAATATTATCTGCTTCTCTTAGCAGAGAAGTTCTCCGAACATCAATTTACATACTCTCAGAGCTAATGTTTGCAGATGAAGGCATTGGAGAGACTCTCACCAGTGTAGATACTGATTTTGAGTGCCTGGCTGCTCTGCTGAAAAATGGGTTAGCTGAAGCAGCTGTGCTGATATACCAGCTGAGACCAGCATTTGCTCAGCTTTCATCTCATGAATTAGTACCCTCCCTTGTCCATATAATCCTGAGCAAAAATGAAGACTTGAATGGCCTTCAATTTTTGGTGGAGCCTAAGGATGCTGCTATAGTATTGCTTGAGCAGATACTGATGGGAGGGGATGAAAACAGCAGGTCCCTTAATGCCACGTGTGTTATTTCTGCAAATGGTATTCCTTCCTTAGTTAACTCTTTGGATAGGGAGGAAGTAAGGAGGTCCATTGTCTCCATAATGCTATGCTGTATGCATGCTAATAAAAGCTGCAGAAATTTTATAGCGAGGAGAATTGAGCTGTCTCCTGTTCTCGAATTATTTCATGATGGAGATGACAGCATGAGAGCTGTATGCATAAATTTTCTCGTTGAGCTAGTTCAGTTGAATAG GAGGACATTCAGCAACCAGATCTTGCAGATGATTAAAGATGAAGGAGCGGTTAGTACAATGCACTCCTTTCTTGTGTATCTTCAAATGGCACCCATGGAGCAGCAACCTTCCATTGCTACTCTACTTCTTCAGCTTGATCTTCTG GTTGAGCCTCGGAAGATGAGCATTTATAGGGAAGATGCTGTGGAAGCACTGATTGAAGCACTCCGCAGAAAAGACTTCTCTAATTGTCAAAAAATGGCTCTAGATGCTTTATTATCCCTTTCTGGTTATTTGACTTCATCAGGGAAGGTCTATACTGAAGCCTGGTTACTAAAGCTCGCGGGGTTTGATCAGCCTTATAATGCTTTAATGAAGGCAGAGGAGCTTATAAAGCTTGACTATGATTCTTTGGAAACCACG gaagatgaagagaaagCTGCAAGCTCATGGGAGAGAAGAGCAGCTTTTGTACTATGCAACTACGAAAAAGGTTCTATATTCAAAGCTTTGGAGGAGTGCTTCAAGAGTAATTCCTTAGAGATCGCGAAATCATGCCTTGTCATAGCCACATGGCTAACATACATGCTTTCCCTGCTTCCTGATACGGGTGTGCGGCATGCTGCTCGCAAGTACTTGCTTGACGAATTTATTAATGTTCTCCAGTCATCTAAGAATCTGGAAGAGAAAATTTTGGCTACTCTTGCTTTGAAAACTTTCATTGGTGATCCAG CTGCGCTTGAGGAAATGGGGAAGTATGCTAAATGCATCTACAAAACATTGAGAAAGCTTAAGAGACATTCGATTGTAGTCCCAGATATACTAAAAGCTTTGATGAACTTATCCTCAATTGATGCG ATGGAGTTGTGGAGTTCCACTGAAGTGGTTGAGTTAGAGTTATATGCCAATGGTGAGGTTCTGTCTTTATTGCATCTGAAAGGTCGTTTTTTAAGTGGCCATTCAGATGGAACTATCAAG GTCTGGGATTCTGGAAAGAGGGCTCCAAGGTTGATTCAAGAAGTTCATGAACACAAAAAGGCAGTCACATGCCTGTATGTCACATCTTCTGGAGACAAACTATACAGTGGTTCCCTGGACAAAACAATTCGG GTCTGGGCTATTAAACCTGAAGCAATTCATTGTGTTCAAGTTCATGATGTGAAAGAGCCGGTACATGACTTGACTGCTAATGCTAAAGTTGCATGCTTTATATCTCGAGGGACCGGAGTTAAG GTGTACAACTGGTCTGGGGCTCCAAAGCATGTAAATTTCAACAAATATGTGAAGTGCCTTGCCATGGTGGGTGATAAGCTGTATTGCGGCTGCTCTGGTTACAACATACAG GAGGTGGATTTGTGCAATTACACATGGAAGATATTCTATTCCGGAACACGGAAATTGTTGGGGAAACAAAGCATACATGCCCTTCATGTTCATGATGGTCTTCTCTTTGCTGGAGGTTCTACAGTTGATGGCACGGCTGGAAGG ACTTTTTCCCTTTCCACCATGGAAATAACTGGATCATTCTCAACTGGGTTTGACATCCAACGCATAACGGCCAACAATGACTTCATATTCACCGCCACAAAATGTGGGGTGATTGAGGTTTGGTTGAAAGAAAGAGTAACCAGAATCGGTGCCATTAAAGTGGGAGCTGGAGGACACTCCAGAATTACATCCATGGCTACAGATCAAGATGGAGGAATGCTTTATGCTGGCTCTTCTGATGGCAAGATCCAG GCTTGGTCTCTGGACTAG
- the LOC120009571 gene encoding protein PSK SIMULATOR 2-like produces MGAVCSGGFAEPTRRLGKKDLGFSGKLKSTKSCTKSKENSRPNSNVDRGGKTPFTYDSGELQPSRELKPSTLDRTKAAYKNSFLGKASTVGLEVLDTLGSSMSNLNSNSGFISGMASRGNKISMLSFEVANTIAKGGNLFRSLSEENIQVLKKEILHSEGVQLLVSTDMKKLLSIAASDKREELEIFSREVIRFGDLCKDPQWHNLGRYFSNLDSDNSVDGQFKIEAEMKMKDLTSLAQLTSELYHELHALDRFEQDFKRKIEEMDASQLSRRGESLLILQSELKQQRKLVRNLKKKCLWYRSLEEIVEKLVDIVTYIHLAIVEVFEADGTTLASEEPRKTSQRLGVAGLALHYANVINQIDNIASRPASLPPNTRDSMYHGLPDSVKKALRSRLQKVNATEELSVAQVKDEMEKTLQWLVPVATNTTKAHQGFGWVGEWANAGNDNTHNNLIPLQTLYHADKQKVDHYILESVTWLHRLISLVRQRDHGVNALPVRSPNPKGLFFSNKMQRYLSLNHGQTHKILLSQEDINLLDKTSRRRLVPGISKSQEFRVTTKRGGRVWALSRSTGSSPIRELGTRQHLGHPNTNILDVMDGLDSSY; encoded by the exons ATGGGAGCTGTTTGTTCTGGCGGCTTCGCAGAGCCAACAAGAAGGCTTGGGAagaaggatttggggttttctGGGAAGTTGAAGTCGACGAAGAGCTGTACTAAGTCGAAAGAGAATTCTCGTCCGAATTCAAATGTCGATCGTGGCGGTAAGACGCCTTTCACGTATGATTCTGGTGAGTTGCAACCTTCTAGGGAATTGAAACCATCGACGCTGGACAGGACGAAG GCGGCCTATAAGAACTCATTTCTGGGAAAAGCTAGCACTGTTGGACTGGAAGTTCTAGACACTCTTGGAAGTAGCATGTCCAACTTGAACTCCAACAGTGGGTTTATTTCTGGCATGGCTTCAAGAGGGAATAAAATATCCATGTTGTCATTTGAAGTAGCTAATACAATAGCCAAAGGTGGAAATTTGTTTCGCTCTCTTTCAGAAGAAAATATCCAGGTTCTGAAGAAAGAGATATTGCATTCAGAAGGAGTACAACTATTAGTCTCAACAGATATGAAGAAGTTGCTAAGTATTGCTGCTTCTGATAAAAG GGAGGAACTTGAAATTTTCTCGAGGGAAGTCATTAGATTTGGAGATCTATGTAAAGATCCTCAATGGCACAACCTGGGTCGATACTTCTCAAA CTTGGATTCAGACAATTCAGTCGATGGACAGTTTAAAATCGAGGcggaaatgaaaatgaaagactTGACTTCCCTGGCTCAGCTTACTTCT GAATTGTATCATGAGTTACATGCTCTGGACCGATTTGAGCAAGATTTTAAGCGGAAAATTGAGGAAATGGATGCCTCACAGCTCTCTCGAAGAG GGGAAAGTCTCTTGATCTTACAAAGTGAGctgaaacaacaaagaaagcTTGTAAGGAACTTGAAAAAGAAGTGTCTTTGGTATAGAAGTTTGGAGGAG ATTGTGGAGAAACTTGTTGATATTGTCACCTATATACATCTGGCTATCGTGGAAGTATTTGAGGCTGATG GTACCACATTGGCCAGTGAAGAGCCCAGGAAGACTTCTCAGAGATTAGGGGTAGCTGGTCTTGCATTGCACTATGCTAATGTCATCAATCAGATAGATAACATT GCATCTCGCCCAGCCTCCCTTCCTCCTAATACAAGGGACTCGATGTATCATGGTTTGCCTGACAGTGTTAAGAAAGCCCTACGATCACGATTGCAGAAAGTTAATGCCACAGAAGAG CTTTCTGTTGCTCAGGTGAAAGACGAAATGGAAAAGACTCTGCAGTGGCTTGTACCTGTTGCCACAAACACAACCAA AGCACATCAAGGTTTTGGATGGGTTGGAGAATGGGCAAACGCTGG AAACGATAACACTCATAATAACCTCATCCCCCTCCAGACACTTTATCATGCGGATAAGCAAAAGGTTGACCACTACATTCTTGAATCGGTGACGTGGCTTCACCGTTTGATAAGCTTAGTAAGACAAAGGGATCATGGTGTCAATGCTTTGCCTGTTCGGTCTCCAAATCCTAAAGGACTGTTTTTCAGCAACAAGATGCAGCGATATTTATCTCTCAACCATGGCCAAACCCACAAAATTCTACTATCTCAAGAAGATATTAATTTGTTAGACAAGACAAGTAGGAGGAGATTAGTTCCAGGAATAAGCAAAAGTCAGGAATTTAGAGTGACCACAAAGAGAGGTGGCAGAGTTTGGGCATTGAGTAGGAGCACTGGAAGCTCCCCTATTAGGGAGTTGGGTACTAGACAGCATTTGGGACATCCAAATACCAACATTCTGGATGTTATGGATGGATTAGATTCATCATATTGA